The following proteins come from a genomic window of Lycium ferocissimum isolate CSIRO_LF1 chromosome 4, AGI_CSIRO_Lferr_CH_V1, whole genome shotgun sequence:
- the LOC132054726 gene encoding probable indole-3-pyruvate monooxygenase YUCCA5 has product MFTFLSEQNSVSRRCVWVNGPVIVGAGPSGLAVGACLREQRVPFVVIERSDCIASLWKKRTYDRLTLHLPKKFCQLPKFSFPDHYPEYPTKKQVIEYLELYAQTFDINPQFNEYVHSAKYDETCGVWRVKTSSPNSSEVEYICQWLVVATGENAEQVVPDIEGLKDFGGEVIHACDYKSGEKYQGKKVVVVGCGNSGMEVSLDLSNHGAQPSIVCRSSVHVLPREIFGKSTFELAMFMMKWLPLWLVDKILLILTWIILGNIESYGLKRPSVGPLTLKNKQGKTPVLDIGALEKIRSGKVKVVPGIKKFSSGTAELVNGEKLEIDSVVLATGYCSNVPYWLQETEFFSKNGFPKAQFPNNWKGKSGLYAIGFTRRGLAGVSADAIKISQDIDKVYKDDLKQKKQKVPTHRRCISTF; this is encoded by the exons ATGTTTACCTTCTTGTCAGAACAAAATTCTGTTTCTCGCAGATGTGTTTGGGTAAATGGCCCGGTTATTGTAGGTGCAGGTCCATCAGGACTAGCTGTGGGAGCTTGCTTAAGAGAACAAAGAGTTCCATTTGTTGTTATAGAAAGGTCTGACTGTATTGCATCTTTATGGAAAAAACGAACTTATGATCGTTTAACACTCCACCTCCCCAAAAAGTTCTGCCAATTACCCAAATTTTCATTCCCAGATCACTACCCAGAGTACCCAACAAAGAAACAAGTCatagaatacctcgaactgTATGCCCAGACCTTTGACATTAACCCACAGTTCAACGAATATGTTCATTCAGCTAAGTACGACGAAACTTGCGGAGTTTGGAGGGTGAAAACTAGTTCACCTAACAGCTCTGAAGTTGAGTACATTTGCCAGTGGCTTGTTGTGGCTACTGGCGAAAATGCTGAACAAGTTGTGCCTGATATTGAAGGATTGAAAGATTTTGGAGGTGAAGTTATTCATGCTTGTGATTATAAGTCAGGGGAAAAATATCAGggaaagaaagttgttgttgttggatgtGGAAATTCCGGCATGGAAGTCTCTCTTGATCTTTCAAATCATGGTGCTCAACCATCAATAGTCTGTCGTAGCTCG gTTCATGTATTGCCAAGAGAAATTTTTGGGAAATCAACATTTGAGCTAGCCATGTTTATGATGAAATGGTTACCTCTTTGGCTAGTGGACAAGATTCTTCTTATTCTTACATGGATTATACTTGGAAATATTGAGAGTTATGGACTAAAAAGGCCATCAGTTGGACCATTGACACTCAAGAACAAACAAGGGAAAACACCTGTTCTTGACATTGGTGCCTTGGAAAAAATTAGATCTGGAAAAGTTAAAGTTGTCCCTGGAATCAAGAAGTTTTCAAGTGGCACTGCTGAACTTGTCAATGGTGAAAAGCTTGAAattgattctgttgttctggcTACTGGTTATTGCAGCAATGTTCCTTATTGGCTACAG GAAACTGAATTTTTCTCCAAGAATGGTTTCCCAAAAGCACAATTTCCAAACAACTGGAAAGGAAAATCTGGGCTATATGCAATTGGATTCACAAGGAGAGGGCTAGCTGGTGTTTCTGCTGATGCTATTAAAATTTCACAAGATATTGACAAAGTATACAAAGATGATCTCAAACAAAAGAAGCAAAAAGTTCCCACACATAGAAGATGCATCTCAACTTTTTAA